The Candidatus Nezhaarchaeota archaeon DNA window GCTAAGTATATGCTGAAGACGTAGGTCCAAAGAGCGAGGCAGATGGAGCACACCACCAAGAAGGGTGCTTTAAAGTATACAGCTAAGAGAGCTATAAAGAAACAGACGTCGTAAGATAAGCAATCAACAGCCAGGGCCATGTCAGAGACTGTTGGTCCCTTTATTATTCTTACAGCATAAAGAGCTATAGCAGCGCCGAAGATAGGCATAATCAGGATGACCACTGTCCTCACTAATTCTTCGATCGACATCGTTCACACCACTAAGTAGCACTAGGCTCACTCTGAGCTCTTATCTCGCTATTAAGCTTTTTGCCCCAAAGTTTATAAAGTTAAGCGTGGTAGAGATGCTAAACCATTAGCTTAATCAGGCGTCCTAAGGTGTGAGTTGTGCTAATCCAGAAAGTCGCAGCATGGGCTCGACTAAGATCTCCATGGATACTTCATGTTAACACTGGAGCTTGTAATTCATGCGACATCGAAGTCCTGGCAGCGCTAACGCCTAGGTTTGACGTTGAGCGCTTTGGTGCTCTACTTAAGCCATCTCCAAGGCATGCGGACGTTATTGTTATCACCGGGCCAGTTACTAGACAGGCAGCTGAGAGGATAAGGAGAGTGTACGAGCAAACTCCTGACCCTAAGTTCGTGATCGCAATAGGTAGCTGTGCAATAAGTGGAGGGGTCTTTCAAGGTTGTTATGGCGTAATAGGAGGAGTTGACAAGGTTGTACCCGTTGATGTTTATGTGCCTGGATGCCCCCCAAGACCTGATGCCATAATATACGGAGTGGTCAAGCTCGTAGAAAAGGTGAGCAAAGGTGGCTAGTGGTCACCTTGAAGTGATAAACTCTTTAAAGGATGAGCTTAAAGAGGGACTCTTGGACGTTAGATACTTGCCTGAGAGGAGGGCTTTACTAGCCCTAGTTGATAGAACCTTAGTACTCAAGGCAATTGAAGTGCTTAATAAGATCAGCAGGGGCGAAGTACATTTAACGACGATAAGTGGAGCTGACCTTGGTGAAGACTTCATAGAATTGACGTACTTTTTATGGCTCCTACCTCAGAGACTTCGTGTTTTCGTAAAGACTAAACTCTCTAAGGACGATTTGAAAATTCAGAGCATAGTGAGCATAGTACCAGCAGCAGTACTCTACGAGCGTGAGGTCTACGAGATGCTTGGGGTCGCTTTTGAAGGGCATCCAAAACTAGAAAGACTCTTCTTGCCTGAAGATTGGCCTAAAGATGTGTACCCATTAAGGAGGGGATAACATGTCGAGTATCGATCTAATCGTGGGACCAATACATCCAGCCCTTCATGAGCCTGAGAGGTTCGTGTTTAAAATTGATGGTGAGATAGTCGTCGATGTAGAGCCGAGATTGGGTTACGTACATAGGGGAATAGAGAAAGCATTGTCTGAGAGGAGTTACATCAAAGACATATACTTGATTGAGAGAGTTTGTGGCATATGTAATGTAGCTCACACATTGGCAGCTGTTCAGGCCATTGAGCAAGCCTTCGGCGTTGAGGTACCTCGAAGATCTAAATATCTTCGCACTATAGTTCACGAGCTCAACAGAGTACACAGCCATCTATTGATACTTGGTGTTGCCTGTGAGCTTATAGGATTCGATACCCTATTCATGCTGTTTTGGAGGGACAGAGAGGTAGTTTTGGACCTCATCGAGATGGTAACTGGTAACAGGGTTATGTCTGCATATAACATCATAGGCGGCGTTAGGAGGAATATAAGTGACTTTGAGGCTTTCCAAATTAGGAAGGCCCTCAACTCCTTAGCTGAGAGGGTTAAGCGCTATAAGAGGGTCTTCATGGACGATCCAACCATAAGGGCTCGCTGTGCTAATGTAGGATATCTAAGTAAGACCAAGGCCCTAACCCTTGGGGCTGTAGGACCTACAGCAAGAGGTTCTGGGCTTGAGTTAGATGTACGAGTTGACGAGCCCTATGCTGCATTCGATGAAATTCGATACAGTGCGGTGGTGTATAACGACGGTGATACATGGGCTAGGTTCATGGTCAGACTTGACGAGCTTCTTGCATCGATAGAAATTATAAACGAGTGTTTTGACAAAATGCCGTCAGGACCCATTAGAGTGCCTGTACCAGAGACTGCTCCTCGGAGTGCTGAAGGAGTATCAATTATCGAAGCTCCTAGAGGAGAACTAATACACCACGTGTATACGAAGAAAGGCGATGATAGGCCTTTGAGATACAGGATCAGAACGCCAACATATGCGAACATACCAGCGGTTTGCGAAATGCTCAAGGGGTGCTATATAGCCGACATCCCTGCCATTCTCGTTAGCATAGATCCATGCTTCTCATGTACCGACAGAGTGGCTTTAGTCGACAT harbors:
- a CDS encoding monovalent cation/H+ antiporter complex subunit F — its product is MSIEELVRTVVILIMPIFGAAIALYAVRIIKGPTVSDMALAVDCLSYDVCFFIALLAVYFKAPFLVVCSICLALWTYVFSIYLAKYLERRELGE
- a CDS encoding NADH-quinone oxidoreductase subunit B family protein, giving the protein MQKVAAWARLRSPWILHVNTGACNSCDIEVLAALTPRFDVERFGALLKPSPRHADVIVITGPVTRQAAERIRRVYEQTPDPKFVIAIGSCAISGGVFQGCYGVIGGVDKVVPVDVYVPGCPPRPDAIIYGVVKLVEKVSKGG
- a CDS encoding NADH-quinone oxidoreductase subunit C, whose translation is MASGHLEVINSLKDELKEGLLDVRYLPERRALLALVDRTLVLKAIEVLNKISRGEVHLTTISGADLGEDFIELTYFLWLLPQRLRVFVKTKLSKDDLKIQSIVSIVPAAVLYEREVYEMLGVAFEGHPKLERLFLPEDWPKDVYPLRRG
- a CDS encoding nickel-dependent hydrogenase large subunit, with the protein product MSSIDLIVGPIHPALHEPERFVFKIDGEIVVDVEPRLGYVHRGIEKALSERSYIKDIYLIERVCGICNVAHTLAAVQAIEQAFGVEVPRRSKYLRTIVHELNRVHSHLLILGVACELIGFDTLFMLFWRDREVVLDLIEMVTGNRVMSAYNIIGGVRRNISDFEAFQIRKALNSLAERVKRYKRVFMDDPTIRARCANVGYLSKTKALTLGAVGPTARGSGLELDVRVDEPYAAFDEIRYSAVVYNDGDTWARFMVRLDELLASIEIINECFDKMPSGPIRVPVPETAPRSAEGVSIIEAPRGELIHHVYTKKGDDRPLRYRIRTPTYANIPAVCEMLKGCYIADIPAILVSIDPCFSCTDRVALVDISSGEKKIINVSSLARRSTK